Proteins encoded within one genomic window of Ammonifex degensii KC4:
- a CDS encoding FAD-dependent oxidoreductase translates to MAKKVAVYLCSGCGLGEGLNLEALAKVATKEYKIEIVKTHSALCSAEGRQLIQEDIEKEGVDGVVIAGCSPRVNTEVFDFGPNVIVERVNLREQGIWCHPPGDEDTQMLAEDQLRMGIVKAKDAQVPEPYKVEDISKTILVIGGGLAGITAALEAAKANYPVVLVEKNEELGGWAARLYKQVTLKPPYNRLEEPDIKERIKAVEANPNIKVYTSAKVEKISGAPGLFDATISTKNGTVTERVGAIVLATGAVPYDASKLEHLGFGRFPNVITTDMLEEMARQGKIVRPSDGKEAKSVAFILCAGSRDPEHLPYCSASCCVDSLRQALYFKEKDPDTAVYIFYRDLRAPGQHEYLYKRVQEEGVIFFRSDNTQIEEGSNNRLVIRAKDVLANEDVIVEDVDLVVLATGMVPTTALGEMIVVGAEEEEEKGKKEEGPLVRPDIYFRCDLLNLEYRQGPELPTLKYGFPDSHFICFPYETRRTGIYAAGTVRAPMDMRTTIIDATGAALKAIQCLELTAQGMAVHPRSLDTSYPEFNLTQCTQCKRCTVECPFGALNEDEKANPLPNPTRCRRCATCMGACPQRAISFKNYNVNMIGNMVKAIEVPEEDEEKPRIVIFACENDAYPALDMAGIKRLNLSPWIRVIPLRCLGSMNLIWIADALAKGIDGVLLLGCKHGEDYQCHFVKGSELCNYRLSKIKETLDRLALESDRVRMVQVEIMDYHRLPEIIEDFAKRLEEVGPNPYKGF, encoded by the coding sequence GTGGCGAAGAAAGTAGCCGTTTACCTGTGTTCCGGCTGCGGCCTGGGCGAAGGCTTAAACCTGGAAGCCCTGGCCAAAGTGGCTACCAAAGAGTACAAGATAGAAATCGTCAAAACCCATTCCGCCCTCTGCTCCGCCGAAGGTCGCCAGCTCATCCAGGAGGACATAGAAAAAGAGGGTGTGGATGGGGTAGTGATAGCTGGCTGTTCCCCGCGGGTTAACACCGAAGTTTTCGACTTCGGACCCAACGTCATCGTGGAAAGGGTTAACCTGCGGGAGCAAGGGATCTGGTGTCATCCGCCGGGAGACGAGGACACTCAGATGCTGGCCGAGGACCAGCTGCGCATGGGCATCGTCAAGGCCAAGGATGCCCAAGTACCAGAGCCTTACAAGGTAGAAGATATTTCTAAGACCATTCTGGTCATAGGCGGAGGCCTGGCTGGGATCACGGCAGCCCTGGAGGCGGCCAAGGCCAACTATCCGGTCGTTCTGGTGGAGAAGAACGAAGAGCTGGGTGGCTGGGCCGCTAGGCTTTACAAGCAGGTGACCCTCAAGCCACCTTACAACCGGTTGGAAGAGCCCGACATCAAGGAGCGGATCAAAGCTGTAGAAGCAAACCCCAACATCAAGGTCTACACTTCCGCTAAGGTGGAAAAGATAAGCGGTGCCCCCGGGCTTTTCGACGCCACCATCAGCACCAAGAACGGCACCGTCACCGAGCGGGTGGGAGCCATCGTCCTGGCTACCGGAGCCGTTCCTTACGATGCCAGCAAGCTGGAGCATCTGGGCTTTGGTCGCTTCCCCAACGTCATCACCACCGATATGCTGGAAGAGATGGCCCGGCAGGGTAAGATCGTTCGTCCCTCCGACGGTAAAGAGGCCAAAAGCGTGGCCTTTATCCTCTGCGCTGGCTCCCGAGATCCGGAGCACCTCCCCTACTGCTCCGCCAGTTGCTGTGTCGACTCTTTGCGGCAAGCCCTCTACTTCAAGGAGAAAGACCCAGATACGGCCGTTTACATCTTCTACCGTGACCTTCGGGCGCCAGGCCAGCACGAATACCTTTACAAGCGAGTGCAGGAAGAGGGAGTCATCTTTTTCCGCAGTGACAATACGCAGATAGAAGAAGGGAGCAACAACCGGCTAGTAATCCGGGCTAAGGACGTCCTGGCGAACGAGGACGTGATCGTGGAAGATGTGGACCTGGTGGTGCTGGCCACCGGCATGGTTCCCACCACCGCGCTTGGTGAAATGATCGTAGTGGGTGCGGAGGAAGAGGAAGAAAAGGGCAAGAAGGAAGAGGGACCGCTGGTGCGCCCCGACATTTACTTCAGGTGCGACCTCTTAAACCTGGAGTACCGGCAGGGGCCCGAGCTCCCGACCCTCAAGTACGGCTTCCCCGACTCGCACTTTATCTGCTTCCCCTACGAGACCAGGCGCACGGGTATTTACGCCGCTGGTACGGTACGGGCTCCCATGGACATGCGCACCACCATTATCGATGCCACCGGCGCGGCGCTTAAGGCCATCCAGTGCCTAGAGCTCACCGCGCAGGGCATGGCCGTGCACCCGCGTTCTTTGGACACTTCTTACCCCGAGTTCAACCTGACCCAGTGCACCCAGTGCAAGCGCTGCACGGTAGAGTGCCCCTTCGGTGCGCTTAACGAGGACGAGAAGGCCAACCCGCTGCCCAACCCGACTCGCTGCCGCCGCTGCGCCACCTGCATGGGCGCCTGCCCGCAGCGTGCCATCTCCTTCAAGAACTACAACGTCAATATGATCGGCAACATGGTCAAGGCGATCGAGGTACCGGAGGAGGACGAAGAGAAGCCCAGGATCGTGATCTTCGCCTGCGAGAACGACGCCTACCCGGCCCTCGATATGGCGGGTATCAAGCGGCTTAACCTGAGCCCCTGGATCCGGGTGATACCGCTCAGGTGCCTGGGCTCCATGAACCTCATCTGGATCGCCGACGCCCTGGCCAAGGGTATAGACGGCGTGCTGCTTCTGGGTTGCAAGCACGGCGAGGACTACCAGTGTCACTTCGTCAAGGGAAGCGAGCTTTGCAACTACCGCCTCTCCAAGATCAAGGAGACGCTCGACCGCCTGGCCCTGGAGTCGGACCGGGTACGCATGGTTCAGGTGGAGATCATGGACTACCACCGCCTGCCGGAGATCATCGAAGACTTCGCCAAGCGGCTGGAGGAAGTCGGACCCAACCCCTACAAGGGATTCTAA
- a CDS encoding CoB--CoM heterodisulfide reductase iron-sulfur subunit A family protein — MGSQNVLVVGGGISGITAAVEVAEASQGEVYLVEKRPYLGGRVTQLNQYFPKLCPPNCGLEINFKRIKNNPRIHVYTLAQVEEIKGEEGNFEVKVKVNPRYVTAACTACGKCVEVCPAERPNEFNYNLDKTKAIYLPHIFAFPYKYVIDMQACQGTSCSKCVEVCPVKAIDLNMQPETLTLQVGAVIWATGWDPYDITKLEKYGAGRYPNVITNVMMERLASKDGPTGGQILRPSDGKPAKKIAFVQCAGSRDENHLPYCSTVCCLASLKQALYVKERDPEAQVYFFFIDIRALGRYEDFFNRAKNEAKITFIKGKVGEIIEDPATKDLTLKVEDQNEGKLMSETFDLVVLATGMMPTTKINPPPARVALDKDGFILNETPGIYGAGCVTRPVEVAAAVQEATAAALRALQSIRGR; from the coding sequence GTGGGTAGCCAGAACGTGCTGGTAGTAGGTGGCGGCATAAGCGGCATCACCGCAGCCGTCGAAGTGGCCGAAGCCAGCCAGGGAGAGGTCTATTTGGTGGAAAAGCGCCCTTACTTGGGCGGAAGGGTAACTCAACTTAACCAGTACTTCCCCAAGCTCTGCCCCCCCAACTGCGGCTTGGAGATCAACTTCAAGCGTATCAAGAACAATCCTCGTATTCACGTTTATACCCTGGCCCAGGTAGAAGAAATCAAGGGCGAAGAGGGGAACTTCGAGGTCAAGGTAAAAGTAAACCCGCGCTATGTAACAGCTGCCTGTACGGCCTGCGGCAAGTGTGTAGAGGTATGCCCGGCAGAAAGACCCAACGAGTTCAACTACAACCTGGATAAGACCAAGGCCATCTATCTTCCCCACATATTTGCTTTTCCCTACAAGTACGTTATAGATATGCAGGCTTGCCAGGGCACCTCCTGCAGCAAGTGTGTGGAGGTATGCCCGGTAAAGGCCATAGACCTCAACATGCAGCCCGAAACTCTCACCCTGCAAGTAGGAGCCGTAATCTGGGCCACCGGCTGGGATCCCTACGACATCACCAAACTCGAAAAGTACGGGGCCGGCCGCTACCCCAATGTGATCACCAACGTGATGATGGAGCGCCTGGCCAGCAAGGACGGTCCTACGGGTGGACAGATCTTGCGCCCCTCTGACGGCAAGCCGGCTAAGAAAATAGCCTTCGTGCAGTGTGCCGGCTCGCGTGACGAAAACCATCTCCCCTACTGTTCTACCGTATGCTGTTTGGCCTCGCTCAAGCAGGCCCTTTACGTCAAAGAGCGAGATCCGGAAGCGCAAGTCTACTTCTTCTTCATCGACATCCGGGCGCTGGGCCGCTACGAAGACTTCTTCAACCGGGCCAAAAACGAAGCCAAAATCACCTTCATCAAGGGCAAGGTAGGCGAAATCATTGAAGATCCCGCCACCAAGGACCTCACCCTCAAGGTGGAGGATCAGAACGAAGGGAAGCTCATGAGTGAAACTTTCGACCTGGTGGTGCTGGCCACCGGTATGATGCCCACAACTAAGATCAATCCGCCGCCGGCTCGGGTGGCACTGGACAAAGATGGCTTTATCCTCAACGAGACTCCGGGTATTTACGGCGCCGGCTGCGTAACCAGGCCGGTAGAGGTGGCGGCTGCCGTGCAAGAAGCTACTGCGGCTGCCCTGCGGGCGCTTCAGTCCATAAGGGGGAGGTAA
- a CDS encoding 4Fe-4S dicluster domain-containing protein, translating into MAVKVNPNFYRKLKKFGGQSATQCFHCGNCTVVCPLSTEDYQFPRRFMRYVQLGMEEKIKHSIEPWLCYYCGDCQRLCPRQANPGEVMMALRRYLTTKYDWTGIGRLLYTSNLFKLFAVGLLFFITLWVVYTFHGPVVTEHVQLETFAPAHIVHPVGYIFGTLLAVLLLSNVYRMYKFILGPEKISLPASVYLEELKTLLLHFFTQLRLRMCTDKSRWIKHWLLMSGYFIAFMLVNVDIITRWSLTNEPPAWWHPAKLLWTYATFAMLYATTEAIIGRLRKKEPIHQFSHSTDWMFLLLLWPTIFTGLLLRIFMEADMALPAYYAFAFHLAFTVPLLGLEVPFAKWSHLAYRPFALYFIRLRERARAMQQPQAVTGAEAQSA; encoded by the coding sequence GTGGCGGTAAAGGTAAATCCGAACTTTTACCGGAAGCTCAAGAAGTTCGGCGGCCAATCGGCCACTCAGTGCTTCCACTGCGGCAACTGCACCGTGGTCTGCCCGCTATCTACCGAAGACTACCAGTTCCCCCGCCGCTTCATGCGGTACGTTCAGCTGGGAATGGAGGAAAAGATCAAGCACTCCATCGAGCCGTGGCTGTGTTATTACTGCGGCGACTGCCAGCGCCTCTGTCCCCGGCAGGCCAACCCGGGCGAGGTCATGATGGCCCTGCGCCGCTACCTCACCACCAAATACGACTGGACCGGAATAGGCCGCCTGCTCTATACTTCCAACCTCTTCAAGCTCTTCGCGGTGGGCCTGCTTTTCTTTATAACCCTGTGGGTGGTATATACCTTCCACGGGCCTGTGGTCACCGAGCACGTGCAGCTCGAGACCTTCGCTCCCGCCCACATCGTGCACCCGGTGGGCTACATCTTCGGTACTCTGCTGGCGGTACTACTGCTTTCTAACGTCTACCGCATGTACAAATTCATCTTGGGCCCGGAGAAGATCTCCCTTCCTGCCAGCGTTTACCTTGAGGAACTCAAGACTCTACTCCTGCACTTCTTCACTCAGCTCCGGCTACGGATGTGCACCGATAAGAGCCGCTGGATCAAGCACTGGCTCTTGATGTCGGGTTACTTCATCGCCTTCATGCTAGTAAACGTCGACATAATCACGCGCTGGTCGCTCACCAACGAACCGCCTGCCTGGTGGCACCCGGCCAAGCTCCTCTGGACTTATGCTACCTTCGCCATGCTTTACGCCACCACCGAAGCCATAATCGGGCGGCTCAGGAAAAAAGAACCCATCCACCAGTTCTCCCACTCCACCGACTGGATGTTCCTGTTGCTCCTCTGGCCCACCATCTTCACCGGACTGTTGCTCAGAATCTTCATGGAAGCCGATATGGCCCTACCCGCCTACTACGCCTTCGCCTTCCACCTGGCCTTCACCGTACCCTTGCTAGGGCTGGAAGTGCCGTTCGCCAAGTGGTCGCACCTGGCCTACCGTCCCTTCGCGCTCTACTTCATCCGCTTGCGTGAGCGTGCCCGAGCCATGCAGCAGCCCCAGGCGGTGACCGGAGCCGAGGCGCAAAGCGCCTAA